A region from the Oceanidesulfovibrio marinus genome encodes:
- a CDS encoding F0F1 ATP synthase subunit gamma, giving the protein METVQDLQRRIEGTEDLGSVVRTMKSLAAVSIRQYDEAARSLAQYEAAVRMGLGFVLRDWPFPPVEKATAAKPLALLIGSDQGMCGKLNEEVHEVGRTSIEAMADDPSKRIYIVMGERMAAQFIDTADQPEKIFTLPSSVGGIGGAVSQVLSTVNEIREQRNITAFHVFHAQQGAQQATEPRHAMLWPIRQALLEEMRERQRERRDSKSRSLPYYSMDRGALFSELVGHFLFGSLFRALAASLAAENAARLAAMQGAEKNIDNQLDELRALYRQRRQMNITEELLDIVSGFTALEQQS; this is encoded by the coding sequence GTGGAGACTGTTCAGGATCTGCAGCGGCGCATCGAGGGAACCGAGGACCTGGGCTCCGTGGTGCGCACCATGAAGTCGCTGGCCGCCGTGTCCATCCGGCAGTATGACGAGGCGGCGCGGTCACTGGCCCAGTACGAGGCTGCGGTGCGCATGGGCCTGGGCTTCGTGCTGCGGGACTGGCCTTTCCCGCCGGTGGAGAAGGCCACGGCGGCAAAGCCGCTGGCCCTGCTCATCGGCTCGGACCAGGGCATGTGCGGCAAGCTGAACGAAGAGGTGCACGAGGTGGGCCGTACGTCCATCGAAGCCATGGCCGACGATCCCAGCAAGCGCATCTACATTGTCATGGGCGAACGCATGGCCGCGCAGTTCATCGACACGGCCGACCAGCCCGAGAAGATCTTCACCCTTCCGAGCTCGGTGGGCGGAATCGGCGGCGCGGTGTCCCAGGTACTCTCTACAGTCAATGAAATCCGCGAGCAGCGGAACATCACCGCGTTCCACGTTTTCCACGCGCAGCAGGGCGCACAGCAGGCCACGGAGCCGCGCCACGCCATGCTCTGGCCCATCCGGCAGGCGCTGCTGGAGGAGATGCGCGAACGCCAGCGGGAACGCCGCGACTCGAAGTCGCGCAGCCTGCCGTACTACAGTATGGACCGCGGTGCGCTTTTCTCGGAGCTGGTGGGCCACTTCCTGTTTGGCTCGCTGTTCCGGGCGCTGGCCGCCTCCCTGGCTGCGGAGAACGCGGCCCGGCTGGCCGCCATGCAGGGCGCAGAGAAGAACATCGACAACCAGCTGGACGAGCTGCGGGCGCTCTATCGCCAGCGGAGGCAGATGAATATCACCGAAGAGCTGCTGGACATCGTGTCCGGCTTTACGGCTTTGGAGCAGCAGTCGTAG